The Dehalococcoidia bacterium genome has a segment encoding these proteins:
- the hisG gene encoding ATP phosphoribosyltransferase, with protein MKLALPKGRLLKDSASLLERADVGLEGYDKRSRSYRLKSSRFPDLFFKVFQERDIPIQVAIGNYDLGICGLDWVEELMAKYPSGELVKLRDLGYGRSDIYIVTSGHSGVSSLEEINDRFAQVRIVSEYQNMAESFARRQRLRRFSILPIYGAGEVYPPESADLAIITEASAGSFASYDLVPLSRILTSNATLIANRNSLAKADLSEFLGCLQPFAAETKSGTVLPAAGEVKGGKIQAVKGLGDKVEGRVGDSEVTRLALPDGHLLKSAAEFLEKAGLNIRGYSGAPATRRLTTDLPGVMIKVIRPQDMPLQVANDNFDLAITGEDWLKDHLYRFPSSPVKEILKLGFGKVTLVAVVSQDLPARDVHELRDLVTGGYIPSLRVASEYVNIADKYARDNHLGRFKIIPTWGASEAFLPEDADLLIENTETGETLARHNLAVIDTVFESSACLIGHRDTLSHTSKKGGIERIIDIIRKGC; from the coding sequence GTGAAGCTGGCGCTACCGAAGGGGCGACTCTTAAAGGATAGTGCATCTTTACTGGAGAGGGCAGATGTCGGGCTTGAGGGGTATGATAAGCGGTCGCGCTCCTATCGCCTGAAATCATCCAGATTCCCCGACCTGTTTTTCAAGGTGTTCCAGGAGCGGGACATCCCCATTCAGGTGGCTATTGGAAACTACGATTTGGGAATCTGCGGGCTGGACTGGGTGGAGGAGCTCATGGCGAAATACCCCAGCGGCGAACTGGTGAAGCTGAGGGACCTGGGGTATGGCAGGAGTGATATTTATATAGTTACCAGCGGGCATTCCGGTGTCTCCTCGCTTGAGGAGATCAACGATAGATTTGCTCAGGTGCGCATCGTCAGCGAGTATCAGAACATGGCGGAATCATTCGCACGAAGGCAGAGGCTTAGGCGTTTCAGTATTCTCCCAATATATGGTGCTGGTGAAGTCTACCCACCGGAGAGCGCCGACCTAGCAATAATCACTGAAGCCTCTGCGGGCAGCTTTGCAAGCTACGACCTGGTTCCACTGTCGAGGATCCTTACCTCAAATGCTACCTTAATCGCCAATAGGAACAGCCTGGCAAAGGCTGATCTGAGCGAGTTCCTGGGATGCCTGCAGCCCTTTGCGGCGGAAACTAAATCGGGGACAGTTTTACCCGCCGCTGGCGAGGTAAAAGGAGGAAAAATTCAAGCGGTTAAAGGGCTAGGGGACAAGGTAGAGGGCAGGGTCGGAGACAGTGAAGTAACTCGCCTAGCCCTGCCCGATGGGCACCTGTTGAAATCGGCCGCGGAGTTCCTCGAAAAAGCAGGCCTAAACATCCGGGGGTACTCGGGGGCACCCGCCACCCGCAGGCTGACCACTGATTTGCCCGGAGTTATGATCAAGGTGATCAGGCCCCAGGACATGCCACTCCAGGTAGCAAATGATAACTTTGACCTGGCCATCACCGGCGAGGATTGGCTTAAAGACCACCTCTATCGCTTCCCCTCAAGCCCGGTAAAGGAAATCCTAAAACTGGGGTTCGGGAAGGTAACCCTGGTTGCTGTGGTCAGCCAAGATCTGCCCGCACGCGACGTCCATGAATTGAGGGACCTGGTCACGGGAGGTTATATTCCCTCTCTCAGGGTAGCTTCGGAGTATGTGAACATCGCCGATAAGTATGCCCGGGATAATCACCTGGGGCGCTTCAAGATAATCCCCACCTGGGGGGCGAGCGAGGCCTTTCTGCCTGAGGATGCCGACCTGCTGATCGAAAACACCGAGACCGGTGAGACCCTGGCGAGGCACAACCTGGCGGTTATAGATACCGTCTTTGAGTCCTCGGCATGCCTTATCGGACACCGGGACACTCTTTCCCATACCTCGAAGAAAGGCGGAATCGAACGTATAATAGATATTATCAGGAAGGGCTGCTAA
- a CDS encoding zinc dependent phospholipase C family protein yields the protein MPLLYLHLSIAQEAAELMHHPVVDLNMGGYLVGTISPDVHHISGVSRSETHFFDLDKKEYESGTRLLFEAHPDLARGNSLDAATRSFIAGYLSHLIVDEVWIKDVYRPFFGNLSPLGGDPMANALDRLLQFELDRREREDKAKMAAIRAELCQWEPRVNIDFLATTTLRQWRDFACAAMAREVKLADFPPFARSFLLPSKKIDAEQLEPFLLSVPDKLDWAIQHVTPQRLTAFRGKAISQSVKAAREYLGEDN from the coding sequence ATGCCGTTACTTTATCTTCACCTGAGCATTGCCCAGGAGGCAGCAGAGCTGATGCATCATCCCGTAGTAGACCTGAACATGGGAGGCTACCTGGTGGGAACCATCTCGCCCGATGTACACCACATTAGCGGTGTCTCACGAAGCGAAACTCACTTTTTCGACCTGGACAAGAAAGAGTATGAGAGCGGGACACGTCTGCTGTTTGAAGCTCATCCCGACCTTGCCCGAGGGAATAGTCTGGATGCTGCAACGAGATCTTTTATTGCTGGCTACCTCTCCCACCTCATTGTCGATGAGGTCTGGATTAAGGATGTCTATCGCCCTTTCTTCGGCAATTTATCACCGCTCGGCGGGGACCCGATGGCTAACGCTCTCGACAGGCTGCTCCAGTTCGAGCTTGACCGAAGGGAAAGGGAGGATAAAGCGAAGATGGCAGCGATTCGGGCTGAGCTCTGCCAGTGGGAGCCACGGGTAAATATCGATTTTCTGGCGACCACTACCCTGCGCCAGTGGCGGGACTTCGCCTGCGCCGCGATGGCCCGGGAGGTAAAACTGGCCGATTTTCCACCATTTGCCCGAAGCTTCCTTCTCCCCAGCAAAAAGATCGATGCTGAGCAGCTAGAGCCGTTCCTTTTATCAGTGCCGGATAAGCTGGATTGGGCTATTCAGCATGTTACCCCCCAGCGGCTCACCGCCTTCCGGGGGAAAGCCATAAGCCAGTCTGTGAAAGCGGCCAGGGAGTATTTGGGTGAAGATAATTAG
- the hisD gene encoding histidinol dehydrogenase, with amino-acid sequence MKIISDFQKAKAVLQRATFDLGEAPLEVKRRIKEAFAIELTPEEAVGRIIAAVRDKGDAALLDFTRRIDGIALESLEVSGQERREAHGKVDRELIAALNIAAERVRSFHQTQLRHSFMQFMEGGLGQTVRPLERVGIYAPGGTACYPSTVLMTAIPARVAGVEEIILTTPPANGGYVPPATLVAADIAGVDRVFKVGGAQAIAALAYGTESIPRVDKVCGPGGLFVTLAKRMVFGAVAIDGLAGPTETLIVADDSASPDRCAADLLAQAEHDVLATAILITTSSRLAKAVDKWVTRQLEGLERSQIARRSLEGRGRIIVVSDMEQAIELVNIYAPEHVSLMVRDAPSYIERIRHAGAIFIGENSPGVLGDYVAGPSHVLPTGGTARFCSSLGVGDFLKLTSIISLSDEDVEALGPAASTIAVAEGLTAHARAAELRLKKGGK; translated from the coding sequence GTGAAGATAATTAGTGATTTTCAAAAGGCTAAAGCTGTATTGCAGCGTGCCACCTTTGACCTAGGTGAAGCCCCTCTTGAGGTGAAACGAAGGATAAAAGAGGCCTTCGCTATTGAACTCACCCCTGAGGAGGCGGTGGGCCGGATCATCGCTGCGGTGCGAGATAAAGGGGATGCAGCCCTGCTGGACTTTACCCGGAGGATTGACGGAATAGCGCTGGAATCTCTGGAGGTAAGCGGGCAGGAGCGCCGCGAAGCCCATGGAAAGGTGGATCGGGAGCTCATCGCGGCGCTTAATATCGCTGCGGAGCGGGTGCGCTCATTTCACCAGACCCAACTGCGACACAGTTTCATGCAATTTATGGAAGGCGGACTGGGGCAGACCGTCCGCCCCCTAGAGAGGGTAGGCATCTATGCGCCCGGCGGCACTGCCTGCTACCCATCGACGGTACTAATGACGGCGATCCCGGCCCGGGTCGCCGGGGTGGAAGAGATCATCCTCACCACTCCTCCTGCAAATGGGGGCTATGTCCCCCCGGCTACCCTGGTGGCAGCAGATATAGCCGGGGTAGACCGGGTTTTCAAGGTGGGGGGTGCTCAGGCCATCGCCGCCCTTGCCTATGGCACCGAGTCCATCCCTAGGGTGGATAAGGTCTGCGGGCCAGGCGGACTTTTCGTGACCCTGGCTAAGCGCATGGTCTTCGGCGCAGTCGCTATTGATGGCCTCGCAGGGCCCACCGAGACTTTGATAGTGGCCGACGACTCCGCCTCTCCTGACCGCTGCGCTGCCGACCTTCTGGCACAGGCGGAGCACGACGTACTGGCCACCGCAATACTGATTACCACCTCCTCCAGGCTGGCTAAGGCTGTGGACAAATGGGTGACACGCCAGCTCGAAGGGCTGGAGCGGTCCCAAATTGCCCGCCGCTCTCTGGAGGGAAGGGGCAGGATAATCGTGGTAAGCGATATGGAGCAGGCGATTGAACTGGTTAACATCTATGCTCCGGAGCACGTCTCTTTAATGGTTCGCGATGCCCCGTCATATATAGAACGGATCCGCCACGCCGGGGCTATCTTCATCGGCGAAAATTCACCCGGGGTGCTGGGTGACTACGTTGCCGGGCCGAGCCATGTTTTACCTACGGGAGGAACTGCCCGCTTCTGCTCCTCCCTCGGGGTGGGCGATTTCCTAAAGCTCACCAGCATCATTTCTTTGAGCGACGAGGATGTAGAGGCGCTGGGTCCTGCTGCGTCGACCATCGCCGTAGCGGAGGGGCTCACCGCCCACGCCCGAGCCGCAGAGCTAAGGCTGAAGAAGGGTGGTAAATGA
- the hisC gene encoding histidinol-phosphate transaminase has protein sequence MMGDIARGRGQGGDIEKMMRGDLLGLKAYQPIIPLDVLSERAGVPTEGVIKLDGNENPYGCSPRVGRALAGYPFYHIYPDPEQREIRKSLAGYVGVDAAHIIAGAGSDELIDLILRLFLKPGDGVINCVPTFGMYHFCTEICGGKVSEVPRDKSYAIDITGVKEAVNEKTKVIFVTSPNNPTGNITPQRDILELVKLGKVVVIDEAYYEFSGTTVAPLVPQYENLIVLRSFSKWAGLAGLRIGYGIFPTLIAEQLIKIKQPYNINLAAQVALKESLADIEYRKGTVQKIISERERLTQKLGELKSLRPFPSQANFILCTVVKGDARVIYEGLQKRGIFIRYFDTPLLRNSIRISVGKPEHTDALIEALKEMC, from the coding sequence ATGATGGGCGATATCGCAAGGGGGAGGGGGCAAGGTGGGGATATCGAAAAAATGATGCGGGGCGACCTATTGGGACTCAAGGCATACCAGCCCATCATACCCCTCGATGTGCTAAGCGAACGGGCTGGTGTCCCCACCGAGGGGGTGATAAAGCTCGACGGCAACGAGAACCCCTATGGCTGCTCGCCGAGGGTAGGACGTGCCCTTGCCGGTTACCCCTTCTATCACATCTACCCCGACCCGGAGCAGCGTGAAATACGAAAATCATTAGCGGGATATGTTGGGGTGGATGCAGCACATATCATAGCCGGCGCCGGCAGCGACGAGCTCATCGACCTCATCCTGCGCCTCTTCCTCAAGCCCGGCGATGGCGTTATCAACTGCGTTCCCACCTTCGGTATGTACCACTTCTGCACCGAGATTTGCGGTGGTAAGGTTAGCGAAGTACCCAGGGACAAATCCTATGCCATCGATATCACCGGTGTAAAAGAGGCTGTAAATGAAAAAACCAAGGTCATCTTCGTCACATCGCCAAATAACCCCACGGGGAATATCACCCCCCAGCGCGATATACTGGAGCTGGTTAAGCTGGGTAAGGTTGTAGTGATCGATGAGGCATACTATGAATTCAGCGGGACCACCGTCGCCCCACTGGTTCCCCAGTATGAAAACCTGATCGTGCTTCGCAGCTTCAGCAAATGGGCAGGGCTCGCCGGGCTGCGCATTGGCTACGGGATATTCCCTACCCTGATCGCAGAACAGCTCATAAAGATCAAGCAACCTTATAACATAAACCTGGCGGCTCAGGTTGCGCTTAAGGAGTCGCTTGCCGACATCGAATACCGCAAGGGCACGGTGCAAAAAATTATCTCAGAACGGGAGCGTCTTACCCAAAAACTCGGCGAGCTCAAGTCTCTAAGGCCATTCCCCTCCCAGGCCAATTTCATCCTCTGCACCGTGGTTAAAGGGGATGCCCGGGTGATTTACGAGGGGCTGCAGAAAAGGGGCATCTTCATCCGCTACTTCGACACCCCACTCCTGAGAAACTCGATTCGCATCAGCGTGGGCAAGCCGGAGCACACCGATGCCCTCATTGAAGCACTGAAGGAGATGTGCTAA
- the hisB gene encoding imidazoleglycerol-phosphate dehydratase HisB, producing the protein MARQSVKKRTATITRETGETKISIEFSLDGRGKFEIVTGSKMFDHMLTHIAQHGLFDITISASGWDQHHVVEDVAISLGQALNKALGDKKGITRMGHAIVPMDEALALVAVDLSGRGYAVIDASFKRKKIGDLESDLVRHFLDTFALEAKMNLHAKVLAGINDHHKAEAIFKALGRALDSATKIDARLSGKVPSTKGVIEG; encoded by the coding sequence ATGGCAAGACAAAGTGTGAAAAAAAGAACAGCTACCATTACCCGTGAGACCGGAGAGACAAAGATAAGTATTGAGTTCTCCCTCGACGGCAGGGGGAAGTTTGAGATCGTGACCGGCAGCAAGATGTTCGACCACATGCTGACTCATATTGCCCAGCACGGTTTATTTGACATAACTATTTCAGCCTCGGGCTGGGACCAGCACCACGTGGTGGAGGATGTGGCCATATCACTGGGCCAGGCGTTAAATAAGGCGCTGGGGGATAAGAAGGGCATTACCCGCATGGGGCATGCCATCGTGCCGATGGATGAGGCGCTCGCCCTGGTGGCGGTTGACCTTTCCGGCAGGGGATATGCGGTGATAGATGCGTCTTTCAAGAGGAAGAAGATAGGTGACCTGGAGAGCGACCTGGTGCGCCATTTCCTGGATACCTTCGCCCTGGAGGCAAAGATGAACCTCCACGCCAAGGTGCTTGCCGGTATCAACGACCATCACAAGGCAGAGGCTATCTTCAAGGCGCTGGGGCGGGCGCTGGATAGCGCCACCAAGATCGATGCGCGGCTCAGTGGCAAAGTGCCCAGCACTAAAGGGGTTATTGAGGGCTAG
- a CDS encoding cupin domain-containing protein, whose protein sequence is MEVVNRNGVEPFITKDNSEIREILAPANSSIKNQSLAEARLAPGITTDEHFHPKSEEIYYILEGRGRMKIEDEEREVCPCDGIAILPGKRHRIWNIGGSDLIFLCCCSPAYRHDDTVIVE, encoded by the coding sequence ATGGAAGTGGTAAACCGGAACGGGGTAGAGCCCTTCATAACCAAGGATAACTCAGAGATAAGGGAGATCCTGGCTCCGGCAAACTCCTCTATAAAGAATCAGAGCCTGGCGGAGGCAAGGTTAGCACCGGGCATTACAACCGACGAGCATTTTCACCCCAAGTCTGAGGAGATATATTATATACTCGAGGGCAGGGGCAGGATGAAGATCGAGGATGAGGAGAGAGAGGTCTGCCCCTGCGACGGCATTGCTATTCTCCCCGGCAAGAGACACAGGATTTGGAACATCGGTGGCTCGGACCTCATTTTCCTGTGCTGCTGTTCCCCCGCTTACAGACACGATGATACTGTAATCGTCGAGTGA
- a CDS encoding phosphoribosylaminoimidazolesuccinocarboxamide synthase — translation MGTMELLLETNLSNLFYRGKVRDTYDLGDSLLLIATDRISAFDSVLPCGIPDKGMVLNQLSAFWFEKTEHIVPNHLIAVVDDAQWLNDTYGEKVCSGYYSFPDYVARRSMVVRKAERIDIECVARGYLSGAAWAEYGEKGTVSGVPFPQGLAESERLPEPIFTPTTKADSGHDEPITLDEMRRLLGEERAEELMEKTMIIYRYAHEYALERGIIIVDTKVEFGLVNGRVILIDELLTPDSSRFWDASQYRAGRSQPGFDKQPVRDWLVQAGWNKEPPAPMLPDDIIAQTTERYREAYRRLTGKEL, via the coding sequence ATAGGAACGATGGAGCTATTACTTGAAACCAACCTGTCCAACCTATTCTACCGGGGGAAGGTGCGGGATACCTATGACCTGGGCGATAGCCTGCTGTTGATAGCCACCGACCGCATCTCCGCCTTCGATTCGGTTCTTCCCTGCGGCATCCCCGACAAGGGTATGGTCCTGAACCAGCTCTCCGCATTCTGGTTTGAGAAGACAGAGCACATTGTCCCCAACCATCTCATCGCGGTGGTGGACGATGCCCAATGGCTCAATGATACATATGGGGAGAAGGTCTGCTCTGGCTACTACTCCTTCCCTGACTACGTGGCACGCCGCTCCATGGTGGTGAGGAAGGCGGAGCGTATCGACATCGAGTGCGTGGCGCGGGGCTACCTCTCCGGCGCGGCGTGGGCAGAATACGGGGAAAAGGGCACCGTTTCCGGTGTTCCCTTCCCCCAGGGGCTGGCGGAGAGCGAAAGGCTTCCCGAGCCTATCTTCACCCCAACAACAAAAGCGGACTCAGGGCACGATGAGCCGATCACCCTCGATGAGATGAGGCGGCTTTTGGGGGAGGAGCGGGCAGAGGAGCTGATGGAGAAGACCATGATTATATACCGCTACGCCCACGAGTATGCTCTGGAGCGTGGCATCATCATCGTCGATACCAAGGTGGAGTTTGGCCTGGTAAACGGCAGGGTAATACTGATCGACGAGCTTCTAACCCCCGACTCCAGCCGCTTCTGGGACGCGAGCCAGTATCGGGCGGGGCGCTCCCAGCCAGGCTTCGATAAGCAGCCGGTACGTGACTGGCTCGTCCAGGCTGGCTGGAATAAGGAGCCGCCGGCACCGATGCTGCCTGATGATATAATCGCACAGACCACCGAGAGGTATCGGGAGGCGTATCGCCGGCTCACCGGCAAGGAGCTCTAA
- the purB gene encoding adenylosuccinate lyase gives MIERYSRPQMKKVWSDESKFEKWLQVEIAVCEAWAELGAIPSEAIPGIKTARFNIKRFDEILKKTHHDVTAFLGAVAESLGEESRFIHLGLTSSDVIDTALGLQLVAASDILARDIAELIVDLKEKAVAHRHTIMMGRTHGVHAEPTTFGLKLALWVEEMKRNEERLAAARKAIAVGKISGAVGTYATVTPEVEKIACAKLGLEAAPISSQIVQRDRHAQFVTTLAIIASSLEKFATEIRGLQRTETLEAEEPFEEGQTGSSAMPHKRNPELCERISGLSRLVRGHALTSLENIALWHERDISHSSNERIILPDSCLVLDYVLYLFIYIIKGLRVYPERMKENMEVTRGLVFSQRVMLSLIDKGLSRQDAYEMVQRNAMKAWQDRVSFLDLLQADPNVGKHLSKSELEGIFDYGYFLRHVDTIFERLGLG, from the coding sequence ATGATTGAGCGATATTCAAGGCCACAGATGAAAAAGGTCTGGTCCGACGAATCCAAGTTCGAGAAGTGGCTCCAGGTGGAGATCGCTGTATGCGAGGCCTGGGCGGAGTTAGGGGCCATACCCAGTGAGGCTATCCCCGGGATAAAAACAGCTCGCTTTAATATTAAACGCTTCGATGAGATACTCAAAAAGACGCACCACGATGTGACCGCCTTCCTTGGCGCAGTGGCGGAGAGCCTGGGGGAGGAGAGTCGCTTCATTCACCTCGGGCTTACCTCCTCTGATGTTATAGACACAGCGCTCGGCCTGCAACTGGTGGCGGCATCGGACATCCTGGCTCGTGACATCGCCGAGCTTATCGTGGATCTGAAGGAGAAGGCGGTGGCGCACCGGCATACCATAATGATGGGGCGCACCCACGGCGTTCATGCCGAGCCCACCACTTTCGGCCTGAAGCTCGCCCTATGGGTCGAGGAGATGAAGCGGAACGAGGAACGGCTTGCCGCGGCGAGAAAGGCGATCGCGGTGGGCAAGATCTCGGGAGCTGTGGGCACCTATGCTACAGTGACCCCTGAGGTCGAAAAAATAGCCTGCGCCAAACTGGGGCTTGAGGCAGCGCCGATATCAAGCCAGATTGTGCAGCGCGACCGCCATGCACAGTTTGTAACCACGCTGGCCATTATCGCCAGCTCACTGGAGAAGTTCGCCACCGAGATCAGGGGGCTGCAGCGGACCGAGACTTTGGAGGCCGAGGAACCCTTTGAGGAGGGGCAGACCGGTTCATCGGCAATGCCCCACAAGCGCAACCCCGAGCTCTGCGAGCGCATCTCTGGCCTGTCGAGGCTGGTGCGGGGGCACGCCCTTACATCGCTTGAGAACATCGCTCTGTGGCACGAGCGGGACATCAGCCATTCCTCCAACGAGCGAATCATACTCCCCGACTCCTGCCTGGTGCTCGACTATGTCCTCTACCTCTTTATCTATATCATAAAGGGGCTGCGGGTATACCCGGAGCGTATGAAGGAGAACATGGAGGTGACCAGGGGGCTGGTCTTCTCGCAGCGGGTGATGCTCTCACTCATCGATAAGGGACTCAGCCGGCAAGACGCGTATGAGATGGTGCAGCGCAACGCAATGAAGGCTTGGCAGGATAGGGTAAGCTTCCTCGACCTTCTTCAGGCCGACCCCAATGTCGGCAAGCATCTTTCCAAATCTGAGCTTGAGGGCATTTTTGACTACGGCTACTTCCTGCGCCATGTGGATACGATCTTCGAGCGCCTGGGTCTGGGGTAG
- the purE gene encoding 5-(carboxyamino)imidazole ribonucleotide mutase: MSLVGVVMGSKSDEPLMQPALDMLQQLGIEYEVSVISAHRNPEKTREYGLEAERRGIEVIIAGAGKAAHLPGVLASWTTLPIIGVPLGTSELLGVDALYSMAQMPAGVPVACVAIDGAENAAILAAAILALKHEKIKGTYEEYRRSLSQGNGEPQSRQRKARKGAKR; encoded by the coding sequence ATGTCACTAGTCGGCGTGGTTATGGGAAGCAAATCGGATGAGCCATTGATGCAGCCAGCGCTGGATATGCTGCAGCAGTTAGGTATCGAGTATGAGGTCTCGGTCATCTCCGCACACCGCAACCCGGAAAAGACACGGGAGTACGGGTTAGAGGCCGAGCGGCGAGGGATTGAGGTGATCATTGCCGGTGCGGGGAAAGCGGCGCATCTTCCCGGTGTACTCGCCAGCTGGACTACACTGCCTATCATCGGGGTTCCCCTGGGGACAAGCGAGCTATTGGGGGTAGATGCCCTCTACTCCATGGCCCAGATGCCCGCTGGGGTGCCGGTGGCGTGTGTTGCCATCGATGGTGCTGAGAACGCCGCAATCCTCGCTGCTGCAATTCTCGCGCTAAAGCATGAAAAGATAAAGGGAACATATGAAGAATACCGGCGAAGCCTATCACAAGGAAACGGGGAGCCACAGTCCAGGCAGCGTAAAGCTCGAAAAGGAGCAAAAAGATGA
- a CDS encoding NAD(P)/FAD-dependent oxidoreductase, with the protein MSSYDVIIVGAGPAGATLGRELCHRGLAVLIVEKEKLPREKPCAGGITFRAASLLDFDIGAVTEGIAYGARITYRLSDECIKRHKQPLVYMVMRSRFDHFLVKKAQEAGAVVSDGVRADQLEMTASGVRVLTAEGPITAKVVAAADGARGTVGRRLGMIRDFELGLALEDEVYVTQDKLADWDSLIGLDIGQIPGGYGWVFPKRDHLSVGVGGPLHLSKSLKQYLGRLLRHLGKNDIDDFTGHLMPLRRRGMAIQRGNALLLGDAAGLVHPLTGEGIYYAIRSAQLAAPVIAESLRSGTIDLKSYQRAVDDQLMPSLEVGRVLLNLFAWSPRFYFDLASRSDRVWSYAWHALLGTWPVCT; encoded by the coding sequence ATGAGCTCCTATGATGTAATAATAGTCGGTGCCGGTCCTGCTGGCGCCACGCTGGGTCGTGAGCTGTGCCACAGGGGGCTAGCAGTTCTCATAGTGGAAAAGGAGAAGCTACCCCGTGAAAAGCCCTGCGCCGGTGGTATAACCTTCAGGGCCGCCAGCCTGCTCGACTTTGACATTGGCGCGGTGACCGAAGGGATAGCTTACGGGGCCAGGATCACCTATCGACTAAGCGATGAGTGCATTAAGCGGCATAAGCAACCATTGGTCTACATGGTGATGCGTAGCAGATTCGATCATTTCCTCGTTAAGAAGGCTCAGGAAGCGGGCGCGGTTGTAAGCGATGGCGTGCGGGCTGATCAACTTGAGATGACAGCTTCCGGGGTCAGGGTGCTGACTGCCGAAGGCCCCATAACCGCTAAAGTTGTCGCCGCAGCCGATGGTGCCAGAGGGACGGTGGGCAGGAGATTGGGCATGATCAGGGATTTCGAACTTGGCCTCGCCCTCGAGGACGAAGTCTATGTAACCCAGGATAAACTGGCCGATTGGGATTCCCTTATAGGCCTGGATATCGGGCAAATACCGGGCGGCTACGGATGGGTCTTCCCCAAGAGGGATCACCTGTCGGTCGGGGTGGGAGGACCGCTTCATTTATCCAAAAGTCTTAAACAGTACCTGGGACGGCTGCTCCGCCACTTGGGAAAAAACGACATCGACGATTTCACCGGGCACCTCATGCCGCTCAGAAGGCGGGGCATGGCTATCCAGCGAGGCAATGCTTTATTGCTTGGCGATGCTGCCGGTTTAGTTCACCCCCTCACCGGGGAGGGCATTTACTATGCAATCAGGAGCGCCCAGCTTGCGGCCCCGGTAATTGCCGAATCATTGCGGTCTGGTACGATTGATCTAAAAAGCTACCAACGGGCTGTGGATGACCAGTTAATGCCCAGCCTTGAGGTAGGACGGGTCCTGCTAAACCTTTTCGCCTGGTCTCCGCGCTTCTACTTCGATTTAGCGAGTAGGAGCGACCGCGTCTGGAGCTATGCCTGGCATGCCCTGCTGGGAACATGGCCGGTCTGCACTTAA